A region from the Antennarius striatus isolate MH-2024 chromosome 22, ASM4005453v1, whole genome shotgun sequence genome encodes:
- the LOC137589306 gene encoding extracellular calcium-sensing receptor-like, which yields MDGDFIIGGVFAIHLYKQTLRYNYTTVPEPPTCTGSIDYRQLRFSQAMIFAIEEINNSTELLPGVKLGYHIYDSCFYVPVIVHVAFQLSNSLDQAFQTSDNCSQSGMVVGVVGESGSTRSMILSRIIGTFNIPQVSYFATCACLSDKMQYPNFFRTVPSDQFQADALAKLVKHFGWTWIGAVRSDTDYGNNGMASFLLTAQKEGICVEYSVSFHPTNPRSKIQRVADVIRRSTAQVVVAFIASFELELLMDELSREASPPRQWVGTEAWVTNRKMLKYRLCAGAIGFGIEQSVIPGLRDFLLDLSATKVASSPVLTEFWEIVFNCRLGTFTATGERMCDGTEDMQTLQNPYTDTSQLRITNMVYKAVYALAHALHNTLCPDTNSSTHCDKYNKLSTKEVLNHLKNVKFNLNGYDVSFDANGDPVAKYELVNWQKSHTGSIEIVTVGHYDGSLPAGQEFQINTNLMFMEGATKVPKSVCSDRCHPGTRKVLQKGKPICCYDCVRCPDGEISNSTDSLDCTPCSHEFWPNAESYTCLPKPIEFLSYDEVLGIILAVFSVGGACLSIMTAVLFYQHRTSPIVKANNSELSFLLLFSLTLCFLSSLTFIGAPSDWSCMLRHTAFATTFVLCMSCVLGKTIVVLMAFKATLPGSNVMKWFGPLQQRITVACITFIQALICTIWLVVSPPFPIKNLTVYKKIIILECALGSAVGFWGVLGYIGLLAVFCLVLAILARKLPDSFNEAKLITFSMLIFCAVWITFIPAYVSSPGKFTVAVEIFAILASSFGLIFCIFAPKCFIILFKPDKNTKKQFFNKNKSQHI from the exons ATGGATGGAGACTTCATTATTGGGGGTGTTTTCGCCATACACCTCTACAAACAGACCTTGAGATATAACTACACCACTGTACCTGAGCCACCGACATGCACAGGGAG CATTGACTACCGTCAACTGCGCTTCTCACAGGCTATGATCTTTGCCATTGAGGAGATTAACAACAGCACCGAGCTACTGCCCGGTGTCAAACTGGGTTATCACATCTATGACTCCTGCTTCTATGTGCCAGTAATAGTGCATGTGGCATTTCAGCTTTCAAATAGCCTGGATCAGGCATTTCAAACAAGTGATAACTGCTCTCAGTCTGGTATGGTGGTGGGAGTTGTGGGTGAATCTGGATCCACACGATCTATGATCCTGTCACGTATTATTGGGACCTTCAACATTCCTCAA GTGAGTTATTTTGCCACTTGTGCATGTCTGTCTGATAAGATGCAGTACCCTAATTTCTTCAGAACTGTACCAAGTGACCAGTTCCAGGCTGATGCACTGGCCAagcttgtaaaacattttggcTGGACTTGGATAGGTGCAGTCCGGTCAGATACAGACTATGGCAACAATGGTATGGCATCTTTCCTGCTCACGGCACAGAAGGAGGGAATCTGTGTGGAATACTCTGTGTCTTTCCATCCGACAAACCCACGCAGCAAGATCCAGAGAGTAGCTGATGTTATCCGGAG ATCAACAGCTCAAGTTGTTGTGGCATTTATTGCCTCTTTCGAACTGGAACTCCTTATGGATGAGCTGTCACGTGAGGCTTCTCCACCCCGACAATGGGTAGGAACCGAGGCTTGGGTCACCAACCGAAAGATGCTAAAATACAGACTCTGTGCAGGAGCTATTGGATTTGGCATTGAGCAATCAGTCATCCCTGGATTGAGAGACTTCCTGCTGGATCTCTCTGCCACAAAAGTGGCCTCTTCCCCAGTGCTCACTGAGTTCTGGGAGATTGTATTCAACTGCAGGCTGGGGACAT TTACTGCCACAGGTGAGAGAATGTGTGATGGAACTGAAGACATGCAGACTCTCCAGAACCCATACACCGACACATCTCAACTTCGAATCACTAACATGGTCTATAAGGCAGTTTATGCATTAGCACATGCCCTTCATAACACATTGTGCCCGGACACAAATTCATCAACTCACTGCGACAAATACAACAAGTTATCAACAAAGGAG GTCCTTAATCACTTGAAGAACGTGAAGTTTAACCTAAACGGTTATGACGTGTCATTTGATGCAAATGGGGATCCCGTGGCCAAATATGAGCTGGTCAATTGGCAGAAAAGTCACACGGGCAGCATTGAGATTGTGACAGTGGGACATTATGATGGGTCATTGCCAGCGGGTCAGGAGTTCCAAATTAATACGAACCTCATGTTCATGGAGGGTGCCACAAAA GTTCCGAAGTCAGTGTGTAGTGACAGATGTCACCCAGGAACCcgtaaagtgcttcaaaaaggAAAACCCATCTGCTGCTATGATTGTGTGCGATGTCCTGATGGAGAGATTAGCAATTCTACAG attcTCTTGATTGTACCCCTTGCTCTCATGAATTCTGGCCTAATGCAGAGAGCTACACCTGTCTACCCAAGCCTATTGAATTTCTTTCCTACGATGAGGTCCTAGGAATCATTCTGGCAGTGTTCTCCGTTGGTGGTGCCTGTCTCAGCATCATGACTGCAGTTCTATTCTATCAACATAGAACATCCCCGATTGTCAAGGCCAACAACTCTGAGCTgagcttcctgctgctcttctctctGACTCTGTGTTTCCTGAGTTCATTAACTTTCATTGGAGCACCCTCTGACTGGTCCTGCATGCTGCGACACACAGCCTTTGCAACCACCTTTGTCCTTTGCATGTCTTGTGTTTTAGGCAAAACAATTGTAGTATTAATGGCCTTCAAGGCCACCCTCCCAGGCAGTAATGTCATGAAATGGTTTGGTCCGCTGCAGCAAAGAATAACTGTAGCCTGCATAACATTTATACAGGCATTAATATGTACCATTTGGTTGGTTGTTAGCCCCCCATTTCCAATCAAGAACTTAACTGTATATAAGAAAATAATCATTCTGGAATGTGCTTTAGGCTCAGCCGTTGGGTTCTGGGGTGTACTCGGGTACATTGGGTTACTCGCTGTCTTTTGCTTAGTGCTTGCTATTCTAGCTCGGAAACTGCCTGATAGTTTTAATGAAGCCAAGCTCATCACCTTCAGCATGTTGATATTCTGTGCAGTCTGGATCACCTTTATCCCAGCGTATGTCAGCTCTCCTGGGAAATTTACTGTGGCTGTAGAGATATTTGCCATTCTGGCCTCCAGTTTCGGATTAATATTCTGTATATTTGCTCCAAAGTGTTTCATCATATTATTTAAAccggacaaaaacacaaagaaacagtttttcaacaaaaataaatcccaACACATCTAA